The Terriglobia bacterium genome contains the following window.
GTGTCGCCCCTCTTGATTCGAGGTACGCGAGCGTTCCGCTTGCCAGGACTCCCATTGAGGATAATCGGCAAAGCTTTCCGCGCCACCTCGACCATCAAGACCCAGCACGACTGTCGACACGCGATCAAGCAGGTACCGGTCGTGCGTGACAAGAACGATTGATCCACGGAATTCGAGCAGGCTCTGTTCGAGGATTTCCAGTGTTGGAATGTCAAGGTCGTTGGTCGGTTCATCCAAGAGAAGAATGTCGGCGGGTTGCAGCATAAGCTGCGCGATCAGCACGCGGGCACGTTCGCCCCCGGAAAGCCGCTCGACTGGCTGGCTCAGCTGTTCGCCGGTGAACAGGAATTTCGCGGCCCAGGAAGCGACGTGAATGAGTCGATCCTGATACACGACAGAATCGCCTTCCGGCGCCAGAGCGCGGCGCAAAGTTGTGCTCAAGTCAAGTTGGCGGCTCTGGTCGAAATACACGATGCGCAACCATTCGGCTCGACGAATTTCGCCTCGCGTGGGAACTACTTCGCCCCGCAGCATTCGCAGCATGGTCGTCTTCCCGCTGCCGTTCGGCCCGACCAACCCAACTCGCATTCCGGCCGAGACTATGAAGTTCAGTCGTTCGAAGAGTGTACGACCTTCGACTTCAAATGCAACGTCCTGCAGATCGATCAGGTGCTTGGTCTTTCGATCAGTCGCTGAGAACTCAATCTGTGTGGTCGCGCTCCTTGTCCTGGCATTCAAGTCGGCAAGTTCCCCGATCAGTTCGCCGGCCTTACTGATGCGTGCCTTCGATTTTCGCGTACGGGCTTTTGCTCCCCGGCGAAGCCACTCTATTTCCGAATGAACCAGATTTTCGAGCGCCTCCTGGTGCTTGGACTGAGCGTGAAGGAACTCTTCTTTCTTCTCCAGGAACGAGCTGTAATTTCCATCCACGCGCAGCAAACCGTCGGGATATACCTGGCTGAGCTCCATCATCGCCGTGGCCACATTCTCCAGGAAGTAGCGATCGTGGCTGATGACCACGCAGGCGAATCCTGCCTGGTCCAGGATATCTTCGAGCCACTTGATTCCGGCGAGGTCCAGGTGATTCGTGGGCTCATCGAGCAGCAGGATGTCCGGCGCCTGAACGAGCGCCTCCACGATGGCGAGGCGCTTCTGCCAGCCGCCGGACAGAGCGGTCGCCTGGAGTTCGAGATTGTCGAAACCCGCCCGCCCGAGTATCTCCGCAAAGTGAGCGGAAGATTCAGTCCCTCCCATTGCCGAACGTTTCAGGGCATTCTCGACGACAGAACGCACGGTTGCTCCGACGGCGAATGTTGAGTTCTGCTCCACGTAACTGAGCCGTAACCGCTTCCGTACGGATAAGGTGCCAGTATCTGATACTTCGATCCCGGCAAGAATTCGCATTAGCGTGGATTTTCCCGACCCGTTCGGCCCGATTAGACCGATGCGGTCTGCCTCTGAAACCGTGAAAGAAATATGCTCGAAGAGCGGCTTTGCGCCAAAGGCTTTCGAGATTTCTTGCGCATTGATGATCGGCGGCAATCGGTCCTCCGCAAAGTTCAGGTTATCAGGAAACGAACTTGATGCTCTGGCGATGCCGCGGGATACCGATGCTGCCGCGTCCTTGTGCCTAATCGTTTGCCTTTTTGAGCCGATAAACTGTGTCAGCAAAGCCTCGACGTGTTCAGGTAAATCCCAACCTAAAGGGCG
Protein-coding sequences here:
- a CDS encoding ABC-F family ATP-binding cassette domain-containing protein, whose product is MPPIINAQEISKAFGAKPLFEHISFTVSEADRIGLIGPNGSGKSTLMRILAGIEVSDTGTLSVRKRLRLSYVEQNSTFAVGATVRSVVENALKRSAMGGTESSAHFAEILGRAGFDNLELQATALSGGWQKRLAIVEALVQAPDILLLDEPTNHLDLAGIKWLEDILDQAGFACVVISHDRYFLENVATAMMELSQVYPDGLLRVDGNYSSFLEKKEEFLHAQSKHQEALENLVHSEIEWLRRGAKARTRKSKARISKAGELIGELADLNARTRSATTQIEFSATDRKTKHLIDLQDVAFEVEGRTLFERLNFIVSAGMRVGLVGPNGSGKTTMLRMLRGEVVPTRGEIRRAEWLRIVYFDQSRQLDLSTTLRRALAPEGDSVVYQDRLIHVASWAAKFLFTGEQLSQPVERLSGGERARVLIAQLMLQPADILLLDEPTNDLDIPTLEILEQSLLEFRGSIVLVTHDRYLLDRVSTVVLGLDGRGGAESFADYPQWESWQAERSRTSNQEGRHPRISERPTQGPKKLSYLEAREYANIEERITSAEQELERKRAQLENPAIASDAAKLIAAQAEMEAAQEALDSLYARWAKLEEKASSFPHS